Genomic segment of Apium graveolens cultivar Ventura chromosome 7, ASM990537v1, whole genome shotgun sequence:
ATTTCTGATCTTTTTAGATTAGTGGGGATTTATTTTGATGTGTTTACAATATTACTTGATTCGTTAAAAATGTAATGTCGGAATATAAAATTGGGTTTCCGGGAATTCAGGAGTGCGAATTAATAATCAGCCAACACGTATCCTGTTTTAACAGGACACGTGTGGCTATCCTGTTATTTCTTTGACATCCATTTCCCTTTGGTTCTCGGCTGTGTCTCGAACTCTCTCGACTCTCTCTCTCTGTTTCTTGCTTTGTTCCGTTTTTATTTCCTCGGCTCTTATCTTTTTCCTTTCGTTTTGCTTCCCTGGGCTTCGTTCCTcctttttcttgcctttttccgGCGATTTCTCCGGTGAGCCGCCCCTGTTTTCTGGTTGGCTTGGCTTTGTCTTATTCAGTTggtatacatgtatatatatatgtgtgtgtgccctgtgtatgtgtgtgtgtgtgttcgattgtgtgtgtgtatgtgtgtgtgtgtttgattGTGTGTATGTGTATGGCGCGGTCGCGCGTGTGTTAGCTGTGCAATTGTGCGGATGTGTGTTTGGTTGGGCTGGTTATTGGGCTTTTTAGTTGGGCTATACTATTGGGCTTATTCTGTTGAGACTGTTTATGCAGATTGTTTTGTTGTCTGGCCAGTTTGGGCCGTTTGTGTGCTGATGGATTGGACTGTGCAGATTTTTAATGATAATTTCTATATTATAGGAAATTTtgagtaatattcgtgatatAAAAATATTCGTTGcgagaaaattattttaatcggcgtaatttatttgggaacccgtattatatcgggcgccaataaattatACCATCGTTGACAATGAACTTCgatgagtcaacggtggacggtgatgactttgttctgagtcctaaactttataaataaataaaatgattacgTAAAATAtattcggacttaaataattaatttcgaaTGGTGTTGTGATGTACGTTGTATAAAATGGTGGAGTGATAatgtggattgttgtgattgttgacgtcgattgtaattgACGGGTAGTCTTTtaaacaaaggagttgctgccaaaattttcttaaaaatatatttttaaacgtacgtatttatattatacgtgttacccctatttgtgttCGGGTTATGtaattacgtgattatgtgtataataactatacgagttGGTTTATCGGATTGGGTAATTAGGAtctgaggatatcaagcatgtcagtaTAACTGGATAGGTTATTCTATATTTGTAGATCTCAGTCGAGTTTCCCCAGGACCGAAGTCAGcatgaaagctacttagggttttatAATGCGTTGCAAGGCAggtacccctgaccattcttttatggttcagtacgtatgaatatctaaatgctttattttcgtaatggaacagaaacattttaagttacgtatcccctgtagttataaatcaatgttttcaaattgttttggggaaaagtaacttcgaaaggtacctatctcgacGGAAATGCTTTGCGAATTAAATTTTATATGTGTgttggttaaataaatgattttgaaatgagataggtacaagtgttttgaaaattGGATATAAAGGTCATATATGGGATACATTAGGGCCAGAGgtggcctattgaggtggcataagaggctaattcggttgcgcacaatataaaaccgattagtccagcaggttagagacctagctagtctctgagttccggaacaggtaaatgggatggcagttagagccgtctggtgttgatagcctgatcagctgtcttcacatatccgctacgtatctgatttggatttgtgattcatgtaaaggtataagtagttgatacagcggttttataaaagtgattagcatgctaaaattagactctggtatttatacagcacactactatgttattttgataaagcatgctagttagtgatatccagttatctccgattttcattatatagcgttgatatcatgattacagctctgttcctattattgttatattactgttttattctgctattcatatgttggtactgctgagcgattatgttCACCCTCTTAAACtattatgtatatctcgcagatgcctagaagtccagtcagacagacccatgttcccgccccttcaggacccggctcctctgaggtagtttgtatcaggccatgaggtctgatgagttgctgaataaacttagagtgtgttagatgttgaataaatggtttgtaataatgagaacctgaattatacttgaacctagatcggatcttggtttggggtcaagttaatattttttaataataatctttttatttatattttggtaattgtgtttggtgacgtcaactcctgaccccagggttgaggccgtcactCTACACCTCCTACCATACAAAGCCTCAAATGGTGGCATATCAAAACTCGTGTGCCAACTATTATTTTACGCACACTTAACAAGATATAAATACTTATCCCAAACACATGTCCATTTTAATGCACAAgccctcaacatatcctccaATGTATTAATCATCTACTCCGACCGTCCATCGGTCTATGAATGATAAGATGTACTAAAATTAAGCCTCGTACCCCAAACTTGTTGGCAACCCTTCAAAAAATGCGAAGTAAATCTCGTATCCCTGTTAGAAACTATCGACACAGGCACACCATGAAGTCTAACAATATCACGCTGAAAAATCACTGCTAACTTAGTAAGTCTATCAACCACTACCCATATGACATCGTTCTTCCTGAAGGTTCTCGAAAAATGAGtcacaaaatccatagtaatgttttcccacttccaaactggaATATCTAACTGCTGCAACAATCATctaggcctctgatggtctatcttcaTTTGTTGACATGTAAGATATTTTACCATAAATTCAACTATATCTCCCTTCATTCCACTCGACCAGAAATGcttcttcaaatccctatacatcttggtggaaCCTGGATGACTAGAAAATAaagaactatgagcctccttcaaaatttcctcacGAATTATCGAGTCGGCGGGCACACACAATTTACTACCCATACATATCACACTATCATCATCAACACAAAAATGTTTTTGCTTTACACCTGCCACCTCGGATCTAATAACATCCAAACCTGTATCAGTCTTCTGAGCTTACTTAACCCTAAAAATAAGATTTAGTTCCACTTTCAAACTTGCAATGCTACCTCCTGACCctctacatacaactcaacacccaatcgctccaaatctgaaataaggtgCGGCTGGGAAATGAGAGATGAAAcactccccaagttcttcctactaagagAGTCTTccactacattcgccttcccTGGATGGTAGTGAATAtttgcatcataatccttaagaagttttagccacctccgctgcctcatgttaagctcctttttAGTAAAGATGTTTTTTAGACTCTTGTGATCAGTgaagatgtcacaagtctctccataaagataatgtctccagaACTTCAAAAAAAGGACCACCACTGCTAACATTAAGTCATGGGTAGGATAGTTCACCTCATAAGGTTGAagctgtctggaggcataagAAATCACTTTCCCATACTGCATAAGAACACACCTCAATCCTCTCTTAGAAGCATCAATATAAACCTGAAAACCTCCACTGCCTAATGGTAACACAAGTATTGGAGCAGACACCAAcctcttcttcaactcttgaaagctcttGTCACGATCATCATTCCACTCAAATTTAACACCCTTCCTCATTAGTTGAGTCAATGGCAAAGTTACGAATGAGAAACCTTCCACAAAGCGCCTATAATAACTTGTTAAACTCAAGAAACTCCTCACGCTATCACATTGCTAGGTCTGGGCCAATTAGTAATAGCCTCAACTTTCACAGGATCCAATTTAATGCCTCTACCAGACACAATATGCCCCAAAaatgccacttcctccaaccagaattcacactttgaaaatttagcaAACAACTTCTTCTCCCTCAAAATTTCAAGTACCATACGTAAATGCTCTTCATGCTCCTATATgctcctagagtatatcaagatatcatcgataAAGACCGCCATAATTTATCCAGATAATCATGAAAGATctgattcatcaaatccataaataccactggtgcattcgtcaatccaaaggacatcacgagaaactcataatgaccaaAACGAGTGTGAAATGCAGTCTTCAGAATATCTTCCTCCCTAACTCAGAACTGATGGTAACctgatctcaaatctatcttcaaAAATTACTTCTCCCCttgtaactgatcaaacaagtcatcaatgcgTGGTAGAGGATACATGTTTCTAacagtcaccttattcaacttcctatagtcaatgcacaatctcatgaAACCATCCTGCTTCTTCACAAACAACACAGAAGcaccccacggagacacacttggcttgataaatcccctatccaataactcttgcaactgttccttcaattcttgcaactcaAGTGGTGCCATTCGGTAAGACGCCTTAGAAATAGGCTCGGCACCTGGAACAAATTCAATAGTAAACTCCACCTCCCTATGTGGTGGCAAACCTAGTAGCTCATTGGGAAACACATCTGCATACTCTTTTACAACTGGATAATCCCCTATGCGGGGTGCATCCTTTGATGTATCCTTCATGAAAGCAGGGTAGCCATCACAACACTTAGATAAAAGTTTGCTCGCCTTTAGAGCAGAAATTAATTTAACCTCCCCTTTTGGCTGAGACTCTTGGTATACAAATTCTGGTTTATCTACATCTCCAAATATCACCCTTTTTCCTTGACAATCAATTATGGCACGATCCTCACTCAACCAATCCATGTCCAATACAATGTCAAAAGCATGCATCTCCATCGGAAACAAGTTAACCTTATAATTTCTATCTCCAACAGCTATTGGACACTCTCGATACACATCATATATAATAACAGAATTCCCCATCGGGGTAGCAATACACATATGAGGATATAATAAAGAAGGTGCAACGCCAAGATGACGAACAAGCGATAAAGACACAACAGAATAGGTTGAACTAGTAGTAAATAAAACATAAACATCACGTCGACCAACAAGTAATGTTCTTGAAACGGTACCTGAATTAGTTGTTGCCTGATTTGCAGTCAATACAAACCCTCTGGCTGTAGGATTCTGCTGACTGCCACTACCACCACTAGCTCCTCCTCCACTAGTATTGTGTGACATTGTACAATCCTTTGCCCTATGGGACATGCTACCAGAAAAGAAACAAGCCCTAGTATGTCTATAACAAGTTCTACCTGGATGATGTCCACCACATGTAGCACAAGGAGCCATTGAAATCACATTGGGATTTCCCCCATACACTGAGTAATGGCTTTGCCCCTGTTGACGATTCTGCCACTGCCTAGGCCGCTTCTGTTGCTGAAACTGCTGATTCTGATTCTAACCAACATACTGATTCCGTCCATGGAATGATTGACCACCCCTATTCTGATTCTATCCGCGTCATTGTCCCTGCTGACCACTTTGACCTCCATACCACTGTCTACCCTGTACAAAACCCTGATCCTCCCTAGTCCTCTTACCACCACTGTTAGACCTAAAAGTCCTGAAATCTATGCACTCATTCTCAACATCCTTTGTTTCATCAGCCACCTCTGCCatattatcaaatttaaaagaaattatggaaCCCCTCAGATAAAACTTCAACCCCCATTTAAATTTATCAGCCTGCTGTGCAGCAGTCCCTGTAATTGTCCCAACAAATCCATCCAACCTTATAATATCTCCATATAATCAGTAATGCTCTCATCATGGTATTGTATAATAGAATAAAAATCCCTCAAATAAGCCTCCCTATCAGCATTAGAGGAGTACTTCTCATAGAATACCTCCTTAAATCCATGTCATTCCAAAGCCTCTGTATATTCATCCCCTCTAGTAGTTTTTACTCCTCTCAACCACCTTTGAGCATCCCCCTCCAACTTATATACAGCTAAACTgaccttctgaatctcatcaCAACCCAGTGCATCAAAAATCTTCTCGAGATGTACAATCCAATTTTCAGCATTAATTGGAGTCGATGTTGAACTAAAAGAGTCTGGTTTCTGCTTCACAAACTTCTCCAACCATACAAACGGCTCCAACTAATGGCCTTGACCGTTCTGATTCTGATTCCCATTGCCATTATGATTTCCTTGTCCATTCTGATTTCCctcgccattctgatttccttggtttGCCAAAACCTGTTGTACATCCTGAGCCACTGCTTTCCCTATCATCGTAGTAAGCTCAGCGGGGTCAATGTGAAAAGGATCACGTCTAGGaggcatctacaatataagatAGCGAACGGATGAagattatgagaataaatatgatgaagcagttataaaaatatttcaaaatgaTGAAGCAAAATTAAATGATAAGGAGCACAATGAAATgaaattgttattcccagtggactaacaatgagatttacagaaggagggttgaatgtaaatctcaaaactttttcaagttttgagcagtttctaaggctaagtgtttaaatgatcaaatgtgtgtgaattgcttgaagctaatgcagacagatatatattcaaacacaaatgcaatgaacacaaagaacttaaaaacttttctggtggatttgttgttccaccagagatgtgttatttcagaaaatctgtgattcaaaaattaaatcacagctgcttcctagtacaaactagatgattttctcttttgatatttctaaacagcacaggaaaattcacatctaattactagctgctacttggtttatatatcaccaagtttacaagtgaagacaaaactgtaaaatataattaaaaaactTCTTCActtgtttcttcttcatttctctatctaatGCAATTTAGGGTAatctgtagatctttgaatacttccttgtttgcatcagaatggaaatgctgcattttcttgattcctccaagaggcttccacattccagtatgtctctgtcaacccatgtgcctcagtcagcttgtgaattgtcactatcaactgctaatgaactaagcatccgttgaaggcttcatccgttgatgccttatccgttgagcctttatccgttgatgcattatcagttgaagtctttatccgttgaagcacttatccgttgatggatattattcATTGAAGcatttagagacatccgttgaagctttgtttcttatccgttgaaggtcttcaatatccgttgacacttcttcacttatacaaaattacaaggcatgaaatatttacaattagccctcctatttgtacatccattagtagtcaacatgactgattgtttcctaacaacatctaagaattacagcttgaaactagagagtgaaatgtgctacaataccaaacttattgctaagtaaggctactccttcaacggatagccaagatggtcttatccgttgaggctacaaacactagatttctacttaagtgttttgcttaacttatcatcaaactaatacacataatcctaacaatctccccctatttgtgtctactagaactgtaggcataaatttgggttcagcttgatgataacaaaacacttaacaaatatataaactgtaacaaagcagaaattcaaaagtgctacaaaagtgtatatgctgagatgaaattgaagaattacattatttccaagggtgctcctttagcctgagcaaattactttatTTTCCTCTGATCTCTGGTTTTCTTTCCaagcctcctgtcattctcctctatttgaagttgaagttgtctgtagaattcagcttcatcttcttcattgatatctagcttagattgcatatccttgagagtttcattactggcaatctttagctgatcttcaattctaaaaaatcttctgactcctttgttgtctctgaattccatcaaccaatgaggtgatttgtgaattgtaattcctctttcttgaatgagtaaagttctaggcaaagcattgggctccctccaaattttccttatgttggcaatcttgttgagaatttcagtcttggcagtcctggtaaagccagaatccctttgtatggctgaatagactctgatcaaggtagagtagccttcattcagaattctgtaaagaggccatgttctttccccagctcctttatatttaaacactagtctttctggtagctgtctgtaggcagctattccccttacatcctccagctcatccagatagagttcaatgtctgaaaattcttttatgtcacagatgtgaacataatcatctttagaaatttGAGGTTTAGgtttaggcttctgtgtgaattttattgaggctttagagggtgttgatttagTTCTTCTTTTCTACTTCTTTGGTGGTGtaaaagaggttaggaaggtgggcaatttgatggtgtcccaatcaattggttcctctttgggaatgattgtttcaccatgaatgttcatgaaggggtcaggtacaatgagttcaggaatagagggtagtggtttggatattgaattggtttcttcagtctcatccaccatctttctttttgcattgaccttctttcttttccctttctgccattcttccttacttctttcctccatctcagttCCAACCATGTTCCCCaaagcttcatcttcacctttgtcttcaattactttctgtacttcagcctgacttgactttagctgtttttcaagctttgcttgtgctcttttgtcagcctttagctgtttggcttcttccttcaaccttttggtttcttccctcttggctattgagaatttgggatgtccttgcatcacacatatgctctttccttctctgaagataatagccatgtttctccttataTCCTCATCCATGGACTCTTTGAAATCTGCAATTCTTCTCCCTAAAAccttgttctcatcagcttttggaagaggaaaatccacttcttttagaggattctttgtggagtccttattggatctgttgttgggcttaagaaccataggtttcagatctttgaaagaagtttctccacccttatgcctccctactggcttgagttccataacaattgattccacttttgtgctgtgcttcacagattgtgattgagaagttgtagaaccaaatatcagttgcatcttttcatcaatcttcttcctttgctctttgactttcaattcagctgctgctatctggattagatcaattccatctagctttcctttgacttgaataggTGAAGAAGTTGTGATaacaggaactagcacttgagaaatctgaattgttgtagatggctctccttccccttcccttttattctccccctttttgttatcatcaagggtaggggtcaagccttgtgcttgtgccagctgcatgagtagattagtttgagtttgttgattctgaagaatggtgaccatagattgttcaatgatttgaaccctatcttccaatatggccagcctcttgtcagcatcagatgctttcctcagtctccccaacaaatcttgcatggTATCATAgggcataactgaatccaatttctcagcattgtaggatttcagatcagcaatttccagcttgagctcatccacacttagattttgctggtaatgctgcaactgcaagagatgcagagattccagatgagcctgaagaattgccttggtaccaacatcctgagtctcctgaagggcctgctgaattgccataacttgtctgaccaaagtgacaccaaactctcctggtgttgatggttttgcccatgcccatgcaggaagatcaggaacagaacttgggcctgctactccccctaagttcatgctctcattcaaagaattagagtcatcatcattagaatttactccaaattcttcagatggctcaccagcttgagaaggcagcctgttgacagcagctttgtctctgagaagagattctgaagtgtgtacaatgtgtagtgtctgttctgcctccacattgccctgagcagccaacaattgataggctgaaacagggtgagtaaaagtgtcagcatccaaggaagtgttatcaatgacagctttgtaatgttgctgaaattgtctttccttatctgcatcatccactttcattaactcactagcaatggctggatccacccttatagcttctgtacctgcctttctctcaatttctctctgttcttgcatcaggggctccccctggctcacacacaccctcacaccctcaccttcaccttctaaggtggcactcctctcactcacttttgccatgctggaagaaatagcatgcatttggtggctctcaatctctccttttgcctgggagcaacccagcctctcactcaaaagatcactcccttccctcaaacctaaaagtgattgtacagttgccatgtcctctacagttggaattgtttctgttaagtgtgtagaggccatcaacggataaggagtatccgttgaagtggaaactgatggtatcaacggataactgctgttaagcttatccgttgaagaacaaccacttgtcaacggatgagagatatccgttgaagaaggaaatgatgtagagatagaaagtgacataattgttgaatctgtgtggattgattttaagtgaggtgacacagaatcttcaactacatctgaaagaattggctgatgatccaacaaatcatctaaaagatgatgatcatcaggttttgagtggggctcctccctgagttttaatgagggagaatcaggaattgatgtgaatatcatatccacatccagagagggtgttggagagtttgatgaatggtgtgtttctatattgagagaatggggctgtgattccacatttgttggaatcacatcaagctgaatttgagaaggcacagatactggtggatgtatctgtgctgtgtgtgtcccttgtgtggaaactagggttctggccttcttctttcttgaaaaagctttaattggtgaatgtgtggcttcagtgtccctccctcttttgttctgtgtccctagttggggactattttcaatagttacatccttttgggaggatgcaactagggatgtgctggactccttttgaaccaccacagtcttttgagagactgtggcttggctggtttgggtaccactcacctctcccaccttatcctggggggctttttgatgttcacccctcccctcaccactcacaccctgttcactcccttcaggttttatggtagttgttacaactgttgtcttttgagaaacaacagaggtaggtttctttgacttggctttggaaactttagatttggtggctttggtaggagcctgtttggacaaagacacaggttccatagccacactagaaggcaaagaaacattggggttggagataataggagttatagaaacatttacctcacttacctgtggtgcattcataattggcaagtataccaatggcacctggctgttgaggttcattctcaaaaggtctgcaaggacccttttctcttgtgcccagcatttgagcttattattctcattggatataaccaaaccttcagcaacatggttagccaataacataaagaatctagcaaagtagatgttatgtggtctattagctttgttacctaatctggaacctaattctagcataacacagttgttaaaattaaaatacctgtcagaaactagcatatagagcatattaacaagagatgaagtgatagcatcaaagttgctaatcttcccagagaaaaccttaataaaggc
This window contains:
- the LOC141674322 gene encoding uncharacterized protein LOC141674322; this encodes MAPCATCGGHHPGRTCYRHTRACFFSGSMSHRAKDCTMSHNTSGGGASGGSGSQQNPTARGFVLTANQATTNSGTVSRTLLVGRRDVYVLFTTSSTYSVVSLSLVRHLGVAPSLLYPHMCIATPMGNSVIIYDVYRECPIAVGDRNYKVNLFPMEMHAFDIVLDMDWLSEDRAIIDCQGKRVIFGDVDKPEFVYQESQPKGEVKLISALKASKLLSKCCDGYPAFMKDTSKDAPRIGDYPVVKEYADVFPNELLGLPPHREVEFTIEFVPGAEPISKASYRMAPLELQELKEQKLNKVTVRNMYPLPRIDDLFDQLQGEK